One window from the genome of Gambusia affinis linkage group LG14, SWU_Gaff_1.0, whole genome shotgun sequence encodes:
- the kiaa1522 gene encoding uncharacterized protein KIAA1522 homolog isoform X5, producing the protein MGNNIQKKKKKKSVLTEEGSPSVTPSPKRQKAASFRLPGRVDRQSPAGLQSPNLTNRKPRSAATWSWWLVQGNAGPKGNEDQKRLTVHYTASQHYQENVFIEGSRPQYLEDLHTEAQVGLKILQQEEDRNGVNFADDESVISTDTLCPEQDISSKDRGGSLGSRPNANSDTTATSAVLNRPGITHQGSTFKPLNPVKRFDRSRKRNRRTTIMGIPNQVQKELALNRSSTFQPLVSTQLPNHENHNGDSQSSVVIIPTVDGGTPLAKKEGARVHLSELEEVFRDEQMVRKHLQGGYHDEQTHLCPTVRPKSLAFPGTTASFSPSPSMLHFLHEPQGPVMSISPQATYLSTIIPNAVLPASVEVIEIDRSSSRTRGSSVNHGNSACAVSKSSLTSEESAVSPLLSRRSDGDGSQTNSSNYDSALMPWSASGSNWSESQSSKTIISDSSVSSSNRGGFNVQESQTQESGNGQDLTSFCIPVNAASTLNKTEVNTTDAESGHEATQSLTAGDQAKNKRNGMHSLSVTKTKQPPAPPRRTNSLHAKKVKSETMIVVELEDPRNSGEVKSSSENTVTEDEVKLAATNAILRPEPLSNSTGPSSTISSSTFLTPLQDSPNQAEEATESQQESDPSSPQKTAPDVRKFERTMSPSSGYSSQSGTPTLSPKEISPSSPDKLKKKPIKPERSASRASSSAASPSSSLTSLSSGTSEPANADVATCSTILSPRDSSPTNEVTPSGKLSSLRADVPELFNIPSPPKVKAPRPPPPETWAHSRRTVELLCGAPNVIKTPLQGKQVETQRETRKDSEVTVENQTTQENRVLEMSVHTENTVTKDPEDGKSELKIRESSDNEQMHKNEEHTDFNSRVESEISVVKKPESQETTPKKQPPPVMKKPTKIPFRDEIGHPLETQERKLSSTAAKEVHLSVEDHTTPSQNSATFSVDKNNMEKSEVQPMQTLTVEVPKMSKLSPPPTPPPAYQPTPPPIRKPAASLGSPMPNESEKEHDMSHVVDSCWPPPPPPLEGESVFDGGDEVDFPPPPPPSIRDDVTDMTELTPVASVSPAADNKSSDVEQISKADTALEISSQDTSCASDIVPPLPPSPPIARVEIPMPVREVSPSSNYFKQNSLKIEDQSPSTLPVSPELSAPTSVPKAPPPPMENVNPGVNFRRQPSGTYRDARNKELLSRHKSAPVPKEDANIPLVTPSLLQMVRLRTVSMTEDQVQPPSEETAHEATPAQEKCSVSSQGPQDIPPKPIRKSLSVKSPPQTVKSSTVTMSSPSLRLQEAIRMKTAAMSSRDCLPHRLGVKSPTYSSIGEQGGPSLKPLEGCDILKSPASTASFIFSRSTKKVVIEPVAASSSEAQASLKQSLAAELRQVSDQSKAGVLSNGRVKTDRIPPPIAKKPTPGSTSPLLSSHSCSAKMELRVEGSKDPGTAQPVAPPTTTTRVTADTIETLF; encoded by the exons CTGGCCCGAAGGGGAACGAGGACCAGAAGCGGCTGACGGTTCACTACACGGCCTCCCAGCACTACCAGGAGAATGTTTTCATCGAGGGCAGCAGGCCTCAGTACCTGGAAGACTTACACACTGAAGCTCAGGTGGGGCTCAAGATACTGCAACAGGAAG AGGACAGGAACGGAGTAAACTTTGCGGACGATGAAAGCGTCATC tcTACAGATACCCTCTGCCCGGAGCAGGATATCAGCTCCAAGGACAGAGGCGGCTCTCTGGGGTCGAGACCCAACGCTAACAGTGACACCACAGCAACTTCTGCTGTGTTAAATCGGCCTGGGATTACTCACCAAG GCTCCACATTCAAGCCTTTGAATCCAGTGAAGAGATTTGATAGAAGCAGAAAGAGGAACAGGAGGACCACCATCATGGGCATTCCCAACCAGGTCCAGAAAGAACTTG CTCTGAACAGAAGTTCAACCTTTCAGCCGCTTGTTTCGACTCAGCTCCCTAATCATGAAAATCACAACGGTGACAGCCAGTCAAGCGTTGTTATCATTCCTACAGTGGACGGAGGGACTCCGTTAGCAAAAAAAGAGGGAGCAAGGGTACACCTTTCAGAACTGGAG GAGGTCTTTAGGGATGAGCAGATGGTGAGGAAGCACCTTCAGGGAGGGTACCACGATGAGCAGACGCATCTCTGTCCTACAGTCAGACCCAAGTCCCTTGCATTTCCTGGCACGACAGCATCCTTTTCACCCTCTCCATCAATGTTGCACTTCCTCCACGAGCCTCAG GGTCCGGTGATGTCCATCTCTCCTCAGGCCACTTACTTGTCTACGATCATCCCTAATGCTGTTTTACCGGCTTCAGTTGAAGTAATTGAGATTGACCGCAGCAGCAGTCGAACTCGAGGCAGCAGTGTCAATCATGGCAACAGTGCTTGCGCTGTCAGCAAAAGCAGCCTGACGTCTGAGGAATCAGCAGTTAGTCCTCTGTTGTCAAGAAGATCAGATGGTGACGGTTCCCAAACAAATAGCTCTAACTATGACTCTGCACTAATGCCCTGGTCAGCCTCAGGTTCAAACTGGAGTGAGTCTCAATCCTCCAAGACTATTATTTCAGACTCCTCGGTTTCATCTTCTAATAGAGGGGGGTTTAATGTACAGGAAAGCCAGACGCAGGAGTCTGGTAACGGCCAAGATCTCACAAGTTTTTGTATCCCAGTTAATGCAGCAAGCACCCTGAACAAAACAGAAGTAAACACAACAGACGCAGAGTCTGGGCATGAAGCAACACAGTCATTGACTGCTGGTGATCAAGCAAAGAACAAACGGAACGGCATGCATAGTCTTTCGGTTACCAAGACCAAACAGCCTCCAGCACCTCCACGAAGAACTAACTCTCTGCATGCCAAAAAGGTAAAAAGTGAGACCATGATTGTGGTGGAGCTGGAAGATCCTAGAAACTCAGGAGAAGTAAAAAGTTCATCAGAAAATACAGTAACAGAGGATGAAGTTAAATTGGCTGCTACAAATGCCATTTTGAGGCCCGAACCTTTGTCAAACTCTACTGGGCCAAGCTCAACAATCTCTTCCTCCACATTTCTAACCCCTTTGCAGGACTCCCCTAACCAGGCTGAAGAAGCGACAGAATCACAACAAGAATCCGACCCTTCCTCTCCACAGAAAACAGCACCAGATGTACGGAAATTTGAGCGGACAATGTCTCCTTCCAGCGGCTATTCTAGCCAGAGTGGAACTCCAACACTTTCCCCGAAAGAAATCTCCCCAAGTTCTccagacaaactgaaaaagaagCCCATCAAACCAGAGAGATCCGCATCCCGTGCCTCATCCTCAGCAgcttctccctcttcctcacTCACCTCCCTGTCATCAGGTACATCTGAGCCTGCAAATGCCGATGTTGCCACATGCAGCACAATTCTGTCTCCGCGGGATTCCTCACCAACAAATGAAGTTACTCCGAGTGGCAAGCTCTCATCTTTAAGAGCAGATGTACCAGAACTGTTTAACATCCCTTCCCCTCCTAAAGTCAAAGCCCCTCGCCCACCGCCTCCGGAGACATGGGCCCACAGCAGACGAACTGTTGAGCTCCTTTGTGGAGCTCCTAATGTCATCAAAACTCCACTGCAAGGAAAACAAGTAGAAACTCAACGAGAGACCAGAAAAGACAGTGAAGTTACAGTCGAAAACCAGACAACTCAGGAGAATCGTGTTTTGGAAATGTCTGTACATACAGAAAACACTGTGACAAAAGATCCTGAAGATGGCAAAAGTGAATTAAAGATTAGAGAATCTTCAGATAACgaacaaatgcataaaaatgagGAGCACACAGATTTTAACAGCAGAGTAGAGAGTGAAATCAGTGTTGTAAAGAAGCCAGAAAGTCAAGAGACAACTCCAAAGAAACAGCCACCTCCTGTCATgaagaaaccaacaaaaatacCATTCAGAGATGAGATAGGGCATCCATTAGAGACACAAGAAAGGAAATTGAGCTCCACTGCTGCAAAAGAAGTTCACTTGTCTGTTGAGGACCATACAACGCCATCCCAAAATTCTGCAACATTTTCCGTTGATAAGAACAACATGGAAAAGAGTGAAGTTCAGCCTATGCAGACACTTACAGTAGAGGTCCCCAAAATGAGTAAGCTCTCACCACCACCTACGCCTCCTCCAGCTTACCAGCCCACACCTCCTCCAATAAGAAAACCTGCTGCTTCTTTAGGGTCTCCAATGCCAAATGAGTCTGAGAAGGAACATGACATGTCACATGTTGTAGATTCCTGTTGGCCACCTCCGCCTCCTCCATTAGAAGGGGAATCTGTCTTTGATGGAGGAGACGAGGTAGATttccctccacctcctccaccatCCATAAGAGATGATGTAACTGACATGACAGAACTAACCCCAGTCGCTTCAGTTTCACCTGCAGCTGACAACAAATCCTCTGATGTTGAACAGATTTCAAAAGCTGACACTGCTCTTGAGATTTCTTCCCAAGATACTTCATGCGCTTCAGACATAGTTCCACCCTTGCCTCCTTCACCACCTATTGCCAGAGTAGAGATCCCAATGCCGGTCCGGGAAGTGTCTCCTTCCAGCAACTATTTTAAGCAAAACTCTCTAAAAATTGAAGATCAGTCTCCCTCTACTCTTCCAGTAAGTCCTGAGCTTTCAGCTCCAACCTCTGTGCCAAAAGCACCTCCTCCACCAATGGAAAATGTAAACCCTGGAGTTAATTTCAGAAGGCAACCCAGTGGGACATACAGAGACGCCAGGAACAAGGAGTTACTTTCTCGCCACAAAAGTGCACCAGTTCCTAAAGAGGACGCAAACATACCCCTCGTAACCCCGTCGCTGCTGCAGATGGTTCGCCTTAGAACGGTCAGCATGACTGAAGATCAGGTCCAACCTCCATCTGAAGAGACAGCACATGAGGCCACTCCAGCTCAGGAGAAATGTTCCGTCTCAAGCCAAGGACCTCAAGACATTCCTCCAAAGCCCATTCGGAAGTCTTTGTCAGTAAAATCTCCTCCTCAAACAGTAAAATCGTCCACTGTGACAATGAGTTCTCCTTCCCTGCGTCTGCAGGAGGCCATCCGAATGAAAACTGCAGCCATGTCTTCCAGGGACTGTCTTCCCCACAGGCTGGGTGTGAAATCCCCTACTTACAGCTCCATTGGTGAGCAAGGGGGGCCCTCTCTAAAACCACTTGAGGGATGCGATATTCTTAAATCCCCAGCATCTACAGCTAGCTTTATCTTCTCCAGAAGCACAAAAAAGGTGGTCATCGAGCCTGTAGCCGCCTCCTCCTCAGAGGCTCAGGCAAGTCTGAAGCAAAGCTTAGCAGCAGAGCTCAGGCAGGTCTCTGACCAATCAAAGGCTGGTGTTCTCTCAAACGGCAGAGTCAAGACTGACAGAATTCCTCCGCCGATAGCCAAGAAGCCAACTCCTGGAAGTACAAGCCCCTTGCTGAGCTCCCACAGCTGTTCAGCAAAGATGGAGCTCAGGGTTGAGGGAAGCAAAGATCCTGGAACTGCACAACCTGTGGCACCACCTACAACAA CTACAAGAGTGACGGCGGACACGATTGAAACGTTGTTTTGA
- the kiaa1522 gene encoding uncharacterized protein KIAA1522 homolog isoform X4 — MSRRRSTGDLVPRDISEILAKEARAQRGQKKSGGSLGQAFSWLRKSRRKKNLGNGLSRIPTGVADNKPGLLDHDAAKAGPKGNEDQKRLTVHYTASQHYQENVFIEGSRPQYLEDLHTEAQVGLKILQQEEDRNGVNFADDESVISTDTLCPEQDISSKDRGGSLGSRPNANSDTTATSAVLNRPGITHQGSTFKPLNPVKRFDRSRKRNRRTTIMGIPNQVQKELALNRSSTFQPLVSTQLPNHENHNGDSQSSVVIIPTVDGGTPLAKKEGARVHLSELEVFRDEQMVRKHLQGGYHDEQTHLCPTVRPKSLAFPGTTASFSPSPSMLHFLHEPQGPVMSISPQATYLSTIIPNAVLPASVEVIEIDRSSSRTRGSSVNHGNSACAVSKSSLTSEESAVSPLLSRRSDGDGSQTNSSNYDSALMPWSASGSNWSESQSSKTIISDSSVSSSNRGGFNVQESQTQESGNGQDLTSFCIPVNAASTLNKTEVNTTDAESGHEATQSLTAGDQAKNKRNGMHSLSVTKTKQPPAPPRRTNSLHAKKVKSETMIVVELEDPRNSGEVKSSSENTVTEDEVKLAATNAILRPEPLSNSTGPSSTISSSTFLTPLQDSPNQAEEATESQQESDPSSPQKTAPDVRKFERTMSPSSGYSSQSGTPTLSPKEISPSSPDKLKKKPIKPERSASRASSSAASPSSSLTSLSSGTSEPANADVATCSTILSPRDSSPTNEVTPSGKLSSLRADVPELFNIPSPPKVKAPRPPPPETWAHSRRTVELLCGAPNVIKTPLQGKQVETQRETRKDSEVTVENQTTQENRVLEMSVHTENTVTKDPEDGKSELKIRESSDNEQMHKNEEHTDFNSRVESEISVVKKPESQETTPKKQPPPVMKKPTKIPFRDEIGHPLETQERKLSSTAAKEVHLSVEDHTTPSQNSATFSVDKNNMEKSEVQPMQTLTVEVPKMSKLSPPPTPPPAYQPTPPPIRKPAASLGSPMPNESEKEHDMSHVVDSCWPPPPPPLEGESVFDGGDEVDFPPPPPPSIRDDVTDMTELTPVASVSPAADNKSSDVEQISKADTALEISSQDTSCASDIVPPLPPSPPIARVEIPMPVREVSPSSNYFKQNSLKIEDQSPSTLPVSPELSAPTSVPKAPPPPMENVNPGVNFRRQPSGTYRDARNKELLSRHKSAPVPKEDANIPLVTPSLLQMVRLRTVSMTEDQVQPPSEETAHEATPAQEKCSVSSQGPQDIPPKPIRKSLSVKSPPQTVKSSTVTMSSPSLRLQEAIRMKTAAMSSRDCLPHRLGVKSPTYSSIGEQGGPSLKPLEGCDILKSPASTASFIFSRSTKKVVIEPVAASSSEAQASLKQSLAAELRQVSDQSKAGVLSNGRVKTDRIPPPIAKKPTPGSTSPLLSSHSCSAKMELRVEGSKDPGTAQPVAPPTTTTRVTADTIETLF, encoded by the exons CTGGCCCGAAGGGGAACGAGGACCAGAAGCGGCTGACGGTTCACTACACGGCCTCCCAGCACTACCAGGAGAATGTTTTCATCGAGGGCAGCAGGCCTCAGTACCTGGAAGACTTACACACTGAAGCTCAGGTGGGGCTCAAGATACTGCAACAGGAAG AGGACAGGAACGGAGTAAACTTTGCGGACGATGAAAGCGTCATC tcTACAGATACCCTCTGCCCGGAGCAGGATATCAGCTCCAAGGACAGAGGCGGCTCTCTGGGGTCGAGACCCAACGCTAACAGTGACACCACAGCAACTTCTGCTGTGTTAAATCGGCCTGGGATTACTCACCAAG GCTCCACATTCAAGCCTTTGAATCCAGTGAAGAGATTTGATAGAAGCAGAAAGAGGAACAGGAGGACCACCATCATGGGCATTCCCAACCAGGTCCAGAAAGAACTTG CTCTGAACAGAAGTTCAACCTTTCAGCCGCTTGTTTCGACTCAGCTCCCTAATCATGAAAATCACAACGGTGACAGCCAGTCAAGCGTTGTTATCATTCCTACAGTGGACGGAGGGACTCCGTTAGCAAAAAAAGAGGGAGCAAGGGTACACCTTTCAGAACTGGAG GTCTTTAGGGATGAGCAGATGGTGAGGAAGCACCTTCAGGGAGGGTACCACGATGAGCAGACGCATCTCTGTCCTACAGTCAGACCCAAGTCCCTTGCATTTCCTGGCACGACAGCATCCTTTTCACCCTCTCCATCAATGTTGCACTTCCTCCACGAGCCTCAG GGTCCGGTGATGTCCATCTCTCCTCAGGCCACTTACTTGTCTACGATCATCCCTAATGCTGTTTTACCGGCTTCAGTTGAAGTAATTGAGATTGACCGCAGCAGCAGTCGAACTCGAGGCAGCAGTGTCAATCATGGCAACAGTGCTTGCGCTGTCAGCAAAAGCAGCCTGACGTCTGAGGAATCAGCAGTTAGTCCTCTGTTGTCAAGAAGATCAGATGGTGACGGTTCCCAAACAAATAGCTCTAACTATGACTCTGCACTAATGCCCTGGTCAGCCTCAGGTTCAAACTGGAGTGAGTCTCAATCCTCCAAGACTATTATTTCAGACTCCTCGGTTTCATCTTCTAATAGAGGGGGGTTTAATGTACAGGAAAGCCAGACGCAGGAGTCTGGTAACGGCCAAGATCTCACAAGTTTTTGTATCCCAGTTAATGCAGCAAGCACCCTGAACAAAACAGAAGTAAACACAACAGACGCAGAGTCTGGGCATGAAGCAACACAGTCATTGACTGCTGGTGATCAAGCAAAGAACAAACGGAACGGCATGCATAGTCTTTCGGTTACCAAGACCAAACAGCCTCCAGCACCTCCACGAAGAACTAACTCTCTGCATGCCAAAAAGGTAAAAAGTGAGACCATGATTGTGGTGGAGCTGGAAGATCCTAGAAACTCAGGAGAAGTAAAAAGTTCATCAGAAAATACAGTAACAGAGGATGAAGTTAAATTGGCTGCTACAAATGCCATTTTGAGGCCCGAACCTTTGTCAAACTCTACTGGGCCAAGCTCAACAATCTCTTCCTCCACATTTCTAACCCCTTTGCAGGACTCCCCTAACCAGGCTGAAGAAGCGACAGAATCACAACAAGAATCCGACCCTTCCTCTCCACAGAAAACAGCACCAGATGTACGGAAATTTGAGCGGACAATGTCTCCTTCCAGCGGCTATTCTAGCCAGAGTGGAACTCCAACACTTTCCCCGAAAGAAATCTCCCCAAGTTCTccagacaaactgaaaaagaagCCCATCAAACCAGAGAGATCCGCATCCCGTGCCTCATCCTCAGCAgcttctccctcttcctcacTCACCTCCCTGTCATCAGGTACATCTGAGCCTGCAAATGCCGATGTTGCCACATGCAGCACAATTCTGTCTCCGCGGGATTCCTCACCAACAAATGAAGTTACTCCGAGTGGCAAGCTCTCATCTTTAAGAGCAGATGTACCAGAACTGTTTAACATCCCTTCCCCTCCTAAAGTCAAAGCCCCTCGCCCACCGCCTCCGGAGACATGGGCCCACAGCAGACGAACTGTTGAGCTCCTTTGTGGAGCTCCTAATGTCATCAAAACTCCACTGCAAGGAAAACAAGTAGAAACTCAACGAGAGACCAGAAAAGACAGTGAAGTTACAGTCGAAAACCAGACAACTCAGGAGAATCGTGTTTTGGAAATGTCTGTACATACAGAAAACACTGTGACAAAAGATCCTGAAGATGGCAAAAGTGAATTAAAGATTAGAGAATCTTCAGATAACgaacaaatgcataaaaatgagGAGCACACAGATTTTAACAGCAGAGTAGAGAGTGAAATCAGTGTTGTAAAGAAGCCAGAAAGTCAAGAGACAACTCCAAAGAAACAGCCACCTCCTGTCATgaagaaaccaacaaaaatacCATTCAGAGATGAGATAGGGCATCCATTAGAGACACAAGAAAGGAAATTGAGCTCCACTGCTGCAAAAGAAGTTCACTTGTCTGTTGAGGACCATACAACGCCATCCCAAAATTCTGCAACATTTTCCGTTGATAAGAACAACATGGAAAAGAGTGAAGTTCAGCCTATGCAGACACTTACAGTAGAGGTCCCCAAAATGAGTAAGCTCTCACCACCACCTACGCCTCCTCCAGCTTACCAGCCCACACCTCCTCCAATAAGAAAACCTGCTGCTTCTTTAGGGTCTCCAATGCCAAATGAGTCTGAGAAGGAACATGACATGTCACATGTTGTAGATTCCTGTTGGCCACCTCCGCCTCCTCCATTAGAAGGGGAATCTGTCTTTGATGGAGGAGACGAGGTAGATttccctccacctcctccaccatCCATAAGAGATGATGTAACTGACATGACAGAACTAACCCCAGTCGCTTCAGTTTCACCTGCAGCTGACAACAAATCCTCTGATGTTGAACAGATTTCAAAAGCTGACACTGCTCTTGAGATTTCTTCCCAAGATACTTCATGCGCTTCAGACATAGTTCCACCCTTGCCTCCTTCACCACCTATTGCCAGAGTAGAGATCCCAATGCCGGTCCGGGAAGTGTCTCCTTCCAGCAACTATTTTAAGCAAAACTCTCTAAAAATTGAAGATCAGTCTCCCTCTACTCTTCCAGTAAGTCCTGAGCTTTCAGCTCCAACCTCTGTGCCAAAAGCACCTCCTCCACCAATGGAAAATGTAAACCCTGGAGTTAATTTCAGAAGGCAACCCAGTGGGACATACAGAGACGCCAGGAACAAGGAGTTACTTTCTCGCCACAAAAGTGCACCAGTTCCTAAAGAGGACGCAAACATACCCCTCGTAACCCCGTCGCTGCTGCAGATGGTTCGCCTTAGAACGGTCAGCATGACTGAAGATCAGGTCCAACCTCCATCTGAAGAGACAGCACATGAGGCCACTCCAGCTCAGGAGAAATGTTCCGTCTCAAGCCAAGGACCTCAAGACATTCCTCCAAAGCCCATTCGGAAGTCTTTGTCAGTAAAATCTCCTCCTCAAACAGTAAAATCGTCCACTGTGACAATGAGTTCTCCTTCCCTGCGTCTGCAGGAGGCCATCCGAATGAAAACTGCAGCCATGTCTTCCAGGGACTGTCTTCCCCACAGGCTGGGTGTGAAATCCCCTACTTACAGCTCCATTGGTGAGCAAGGGGGGCCCTCTCTAAAACCACTTGAGGGATGCGATATTCTTAAATCCCCAGCATCTACAGCTAGCTTTATCTTCTCCAGAAGCACAAAAAAGGTGGTCATCGAGCCTGTAGCCGCCTCCTCCTCAGAGGCTCAGGCAAGTCTGAAGCAAAGCTTAGCAGCAGAGCTCAGGCAGGTCTCTGACCAATCAAAGGCTGGTGTTCTCTCAAACGGCAGAGTCAAGACTGACAGAATTCCTCCGCCGATAGCCAAGAAGCCAACTCCTGGAAGTACAAGCCCCTTGCTGAGCTCCCACAGCTGTTCAGCAAAGATGGAGCTCAGGGTTGAGGGAAGCAAAGATCCTGGAACTGCACAACCTGTGGCACCACCTACAACAA CTACAAGAGTGACGGCGGACACGATTGAAACGTTGTTTTGA